One Nostoc sp. CENA543 genomic window, TAGCGATCGCACCCTATGTAGGTGTAGGTGCAGCAATTAAAACTGGTGATGATTCCCAAGCTGCATTTTTGGTATCTGGTGGTCTTGATGTCCCTCTCAATTCTCAATTTACTGCCACAGCTGCCATCAATGCTGGATTTTTCGATAAAACAGATGTCGGGTTGTTATTGGGTGTAGGCTACAATTTCTCCGGCTTCTAAGTTTAGTGCTGAGTAGTGAGTGCTGTTAGCGGAAGCGGGGCGTTTAGCCCGTGCTGAGTGCTGAGTAGTGAGTGCTGTTAGCGGAAGCGGGGCGTTTAGCCCGTGCTGAGTATTTTTAGGTTACTCGGCACCGAGTTATGAATAAAGTAAAGCAAGATGCTCAGTGATACACTCATTACTCATTACTCATTACTCATTACTCATTACTCATTACTCATTACTCATTACTCATTACTCATTACTCATTACTCATTACTCACCACTCCCTACTGCTTGGGAGTTACTTTATCAATTACTTTCAATTTGCCATCGTCCTGTACTGTCCAGACATCGTAAACACCGACGACATCACCGTTAGCATCAACATCCACATTCCCGCTAGCACCTTGATAGTTAATATCTTTGCCTTCTTTGAGTAACTTCAAACCTTCGCAAACATCAGTTACTTCTACACCAGGTGCATTAGATACTTCTCTAATTTTACTGGAAACGCCAACACCTGTATTATCTTTCGCGGCTTGGGCTGCCAATACCAGTAAGGCTGCTGCATCCCAGGCTTGGGGGGCAAATTCTCCTGGTGAACCACCTTTTTTAGATTGCCAGAGTTTTGTGAAGGCTTCTAAGGCTTTACCATCGGAACCAGGGACAGTCCCGATGACTCCAGAGACGATGAACTTACCATCTGCGGCTTTACCTACTTGTGCGGGAAATTCATCTGATTTCATGCCGTCTGTGAGCATGATTTGCACGCCGTTGGTTAAACCTTGCTGATAAGCTGATTTTAATAATAGACTGCCTGTCTCTACGTAAAAAACACCCAATACAGCATCTGGTTTCCCTGCAAAAGCCGCAGTAGCTTCAGTTTCAAAGGTAGTGGCTTTGGGGTCATAACGGACAGGGTTACTTTTGTTAACGACTGTTCCACCCAATTTTTCAAAAGCTTGAACAAAGGCTTTTTCAAAACCGACTCCGTAGTCGTTGTTAATCACTACTGTAGAAACTCGTTTATAACCTTTTTTAATGGCGAGTTCTGCTAAGGCTGGCCCTTGATAACTATCGGGGGGAACTGTCCGCGCCCAAAAGCCTTTGAAATTGCCTTTTTGCGCCAATTCGGTGAATTTGGGGCTAGTGCTACCAGGGGAAATCAGCATGACGTTATTTTGGGCAGCAATGGACACCGCCGCAGTAGATACACTGCTAGCAAACGAACCAACTACACCAGCAACTTTATCTACAGTTGCTAGTTTGGTCATCCCGGCTGCGCCTGCTTTGGGGTCGGTTTGGTCGTCTACTGCTACCAATGTGACTGGTTGACCATTCACACCTCCACAAGCGTTAACTGTGTCTACTAGCAGAGGCACAGCAGCAGCCATTTGCTGACCAATTGATGCTAAATCCCCTGTTGTTGGTAGTAATGAACCTATTTTTAATCCTGTGGTATTGCTGCTTGTGGGACTAGTCGTACTGTTGGTGTTTCCACCATCAGTAGTATTGGTGGTTGTACAAGCCGCCATCAAGAACCCAGTGGCTAGGGTAGTTAAGCCCAGGGCAAGGGCAGCACTAATTTTGACCATAATTACTTTCACTCCTCTATGCTGTGGGAGCTTGAAAGCAAGATGCAAACTAGATGTTTTTACTTAGTTCAATCTTATATCAAGTCTCCAAAGGTTAAATGATAGCATCTACCTTTGGATACATATAGTGATTGCTACGACTTTTGTATTTTTTTGCAACACAGTCAGTTATGTGTTACTTTTTTGTCTCCAAAACGGAGAGGGAGGGATTCGAACCCTCGGATGGGTCTTACGAGTCCATCAACAGATTAGCAATCTGCCGCTTTCGACCACTCAGCCACCTCTCCACGGTCACGAAATATAATGTTAGCAGTGATTTTTGGGAAAGTCAATAGTTATTAGTCAAGAGTCAATAGTCATTAGTCAAGAGTCAATAGTCATTGCTTTTAACTATGGACTATGGACTTTGGACTATTGACTAGACTTATAGGACTTGCGATCGCATCCAAGCTATGGGTAGGGTGCATAACTTTTGCAATTGCGGGACGTAGGCACGCTGATTGAAGACGTTGTAATCGTTGCGTTCGATGACATCTAAGATTTGCCCGTAGAGCATGGAGGCTGCCCATACAGGCCAGCGTGCATCCGGGGCTAGGTGGGCGATGCCCTGTTCGGCTTTGGTGTAGAACTGTCGCGCCCGTTCGATTTGGAAGCGCATCAACGCCCGCCAACGGTCATCAACTACACAGTTAAAGAAGTCTTGTTCGGTGTAGTTGAATCTGGCTAGGTCTTCTAAGGGAAGATAGATGCGTCCTCGCCTGGCATCTTCGCCGACATCCCGCAATATGTTTGTGAGTTGGTTGGCAATTCCCAGGGCGATCGCTTCTTCTGTGGGAATATAAAGTGGTTTACGCTGAGACCACGGAGCTGTATTTGCGGTGTTGTCTACTTCCATAACGGCGGTTGACATCAAGCCGACTGTGCCAGCAACGCGATAACAGTAGAGGTATAAGTCCTCAAAGGTTTCATAACGACTACGGTATAAGTCCATACGCTGACCAGCAATCATATCCCGAAAGGGCTGAATGTCTATGTCAAAACGTTGCAGGGTATCGACCAAGGCAACATCATAGTTTTCTACGGGAATACCCGCAAAAATAGACTCTAAATGTTGCTCCCAGAGGTCTAAAGTTTCTGGTGTCGTAATGGCAGCACCGGGGCCGTCTACTAGTTCATCGGTACGACGGCACCAAGCATAAATTGCCCAGATAGCTTGACGTTTTGCCGGACTCATCAACAAAGTACCCAAGTAGAAGGTTTTGGCGTACTTGGCTGTGAGATGCCGACAAATTTTGTAGGACTCGTCTACAGAGACCAGCGTTTTCATGCGCGGGGGGGAATCAGGCAGTTGCAGCATTCGTTGCAGGCGGTCGGGTTAGCGTTTGCAGGTTAGAGGCATTAGCCACTGGCAGTGATTCGCAGATCGCCTGCGCTGTTAGCTTACCAGAAAGTACAGCTCCTTCCATACTGCCTAAGTAGCGTTGCATGGTGTAACTCCCTGCTAAAAAGAAGTTAGCGATAGGAGTTTTTTGGGAGGGACGGTACTGTTGACGACCAGGGGTCGCTTTGTAAACTGAACGCGGCGTTTTCACTACATGAGATTTCAGCAACTTGGCTGGGTTTTCTCCTCCAAAATGATTGGGGAAGAGTTTTTCTAGTTCTGCAATTGTGGCAGCAACTATTTCCTCATCGGATTTACTAATCCAATCTTTAGCCGGTGCTAGAACTAATTCCAGCATGGAGCGATCAGGATTAGCATATTCGCGACAAGTGTTACTCATATCAGCATAAACGCTGAGGAGGGGCGATCGCGAAAATAATAACTGATCGATATCTGTTAATTTTCGGTCAAACCATAAGTGCAAGTTAATTACCGGCACTCCTTCTAAACCTTCTAGCTTCTGGAAATACTCCATTTGCTGCCAAGGTTTGGGTAATATCACTTTGGCGACATCTACTGATGTGGCGACAACGTAGCAATCGGCGGTTTCTATATAATCAGCTGCACCATTGATTCCCCGAATCACGAAGTGCTTAACACTCCCATCTTCATTGAGAACAATTTCTTTGAGTGGTGCATTGAGACGCACTTCCCCGCCGCCTGCGGTGATATGGTCTACGATGGGAGCGCATAGCCTTTCTGTGGGTGAACCATCCAAAAATGCTATTTTCGAGCCGTATCTTTCTTGTAGAAAGCGATTGAGCGCAGTTAAGAGGATGGTGGCAGAAACTTCTTCAGGATTGATAAAGGTGAGTGCTTTCGATGCGGCGATAAACACATCGGTGGAAACTCGCTCATCAATTCCCTGTCTTTCTAACCATTCTTTGAAACTGTACTTGTCCATCTCCTCTACATACTTTTGACCTCTGACCACGGCTGGAGTTAAGCCGACGGCGAAGCGCAGTTTTTGTCCCCAGGTCAACATATCGTTGTTGCGGAGAATGGACGCAATGACGTTGAAGGGGGAGGGAATATCGGGAACATCAAACCGGGAGTATGTTCCTGGCTTATCTGGTTGGTTAAAAATCAGTGTATGTTCTTTCCATTGGAGTCGGTCTTCAATACCTAACTCCTTAAGTAACTGGAGCATATTGGGGTATGCACCGAAGAAGGCGTGTAATCCAGTTTCATACCAGTCGCCGTCTGAGTCTTTCCACGCCGCGACAAGACCACCCAATACGTCCCGGCTTTCCAAGACAATGGGAGTGTGACCTGCGTCTGTGAGATATTTCGCGCAGGAAAGTCCTGCTAAACCAGCACCCGCGATCGCTACTCGCATTTAAACCTACTGTTTTTCAATATTTCTTAATTGTTTTGTCGTTCTCATTATACGTTGCAATCTGTTACATTTGGCAGAAAAAAGAGATTGGGTGTTGGGTACTGGGGATTGGGGACTGGAGATTGGGTTGTCTGAATTTTGAATTTTGAATTTTGAATTTTGAATTGGTATGAGGGTGTAGGATCAGGCCTGAAATGGTTGTGGGTAAATGATTATGTCAGCTTCTCAACAGCTAGCGAGTTTTGGACATCACCTGATTGTTGGTGTTTCTGGTACTACTTTAAGTGATGAGGATAAGCGCGCTCTCAGTGAACTAAAGCCTGTGGGGGTGATATTCTTTGCGAAAAACTTCCGAGATGGTGTCCCCTATGATGTGTGGCTGCAAAGTTTTCGGGAGTTGCACCAGCAAATTAGGGAATATACTGAACGTGATTTGATGTTTTTTACATTGGATCATGAGGGTGGGCGAGTTGTGCGGACACCTTTACCAATCACCAGATTTCCCCATGCGGTGTTGTTGCGATCGCACTCTCAAGAAGTAGCTAAGGCTACAGGCATTGAATTAAAATCTTTGGGAATTAATTTATCTTGGTCTCCTGTGGCGGATATTTATTCTAATCCCCAAAATCCGGTGATTGGATTTCGCGCCTTTAATAACACTCCCGCAACTACGGCTGAAGCTGTCTGTGAATATTATCAAGGACTCAAAGCATCGGGCATTGTCGGTTCTGCCAAGCATTTTCCGGGACATGGCGACACTAGTAAAGATTCCCATCTAGAATTACCTGTTCTCAATCTCTCTTTGGAAGATTTACGTCAACGGGAATTGATACCGTTTAAGGCTTTAATTGAGGCGCAAATCCCAATTATGATGACGGCGCATATTCTTTTTCCGCAAATCGACCCTGATTGGCCTGCGACTCTCTCAGCAGCTATTCTCAAAAATATCCTGCGGGAAGAGTTGGGATTTGGGGGTGTGGTTGTATCTGATGATTTAGATATGAAAGCTGTTTCTGATATGTTTATGCAACAGGGAACAGTGGCGCGTGCTTTTAATGCTGGATGTGATTTATTTATTGTGTCCCGCAATATTCATTCATCATCAATGGAACGGACTTATCAAATTGCGGCTGATTTTGCTGAGGCGTTAAATCAAGGTAGCTTGGCTGAGTCTGTGGTGGTAGCGGCTAGAAATAGAATTGAGAAGTTATTAGCAACTACACCACAGTATGATGTAGAGATGTTAGATCAAAAAATATTTTTACAACACGCAGAATTAGCGATCGCCTGTACTTTTTAGTTAAAAATGTAGGTGATTGTCATCACTAATCAAATTCTGGAGACCACAAATCAGAAATTTGTACTTCCCATCCAGGAAGCAAATAGTGACTTGATCTAACATTTATCTAAATCATAGAGGTCATCTATGCGATCGCAATCATATTTTCCTTTAATCTCTTGGTTGTAAAATCTGCCAAGGGAATCGGATGATTGTAATTCTTGCCAAGTTTCTGGTTCTACTCCTGAATATTGATAGATTGCACCGTTTTGAAACTCAACTTGCAATATTTGTTCATCACTACAATAGCCGACAGCACTAGCCATTGATGAACTCACCGGAAGCATCGCAATTGGTTCTACTTCAAAAGGTAATGTAGCTGTTTGTGCCACGATTTCATTGAGTTCTTGCAATCCTTCAAAGGCTTGAATTGGTGCAGGAATTTCTATAACCTCTAACTCATCGCCTCGGTCGAGTAATAGCTGTAAATGTCCATCAGTATGTGCGATCGCAACTAAACTACTCAAGTCTACTTTAGATAGCTTCATGAAATTTGCTCTCCTGTTGACACAAGCGGGAGTTAGAAGTTTATGCAGTCAGGAATATATAGTATTTTTGTACTATATAGCTTATTGATTGTCAATCTCATTCATCTACTTTTCAAAAAAGGCTCAAATAAAGACATAACAGTGATATTTATGTCTTTATTTGGCTGCATAACTTTTATATCTACCACTGAAAATTACCCAATCACGAGGTTAAGTAACCTCACTAAATCACCTCTAACTAGTAGATTTCTCAGGAGAATAAAGTTATGAAACATCCTTTTGATTTAAACATCGCAGATTTAGAAGCTTTAAATCTGGAAACTCAAGAACTAACCGATGAAGAAGCTGATCAAGTAACAGGTGGATTAAAACCCATCTTCACAACTCTGGCTTTAGGTGAAGAAGGCGGCGATGCTACTACTTTAGCTTTAGGTGAAGAGGGGGGTGATTTTACTACCTTAGCTTTAGGTGAAGAAGGCGGTTGTACAAAATAATCAACTATTAAGCCTTAGTTGTAGAGTGCTTTAAAACAACGTGTAACACACCAATATCATCAAGTGTGTTATGGCTAGATATCATTTGCTGATAAATGCAAATCTAGACATAGCCGTAACACATATTACTTACTATCTCCTTGAAAGATAAGCTATTTTTTTATGTTTATATTGGCAGTAATACCGGAATGAATATTTTAATTTTAGGCAAACCTCAAGATGTCCATGCAGTTGCTATTCATCAGGCGATTACCGCAGCAGGTGCAACAGCCGATTATTTAGACACATCTCTTTTTCCCAAATATTTAAAACTATCTTGGCAGCCAGGGACAACAAATGGCTGTTTGAGATTACCTTCTGGAAAGTTATTAAAAATTACGGATATATATAGTGTTTATTGGCGAGCTTTTTCTGGGGTAAATGTACCATCATTACCAGATGAGCATCAGCAGAGAATTGCTACTAATGATGCGATGGGTGCATTGCGATCGCTCATGCAAGCTTGTCCGGCTCGTTGGGTGAATTCTTGGCAAGCCTACGAACTACATAAAGAAAAACCGCTACAATTAAGTATGGTCAAAAATGTCGGGGTAAAAATTCCCAAGACGTTGATTAGTAATGACCAAGACGAAATTATTCAATTTACTAATTCTTTAGAAAAAGCTATCTTTAAACCAGTCTATGGTGGCGCACATACTAAACCCGTCACGCCAGAACATTTAGAACCAAAAAGATTAGAATTGGCTTTACGCCTTGCGCCAGTGACAATCCAAGAATATATCCCTGGGACTAATATTCGGACTTATGTAATTGGTGATGCAATTTATAGCGCAGAAATCCGTTCTAGTCATTTAGATTTTCGAGAAGATAGGGAAGCAGAGTTAATTCCTGTAGAGTTACCTGCTTCAGTTCAGCAACAATGTTTAGCTATTACTAAAGCACTAATGCTAGACTGGACAGCTATAGATTGGCGTTTAAAACCCAATGGCGAATATGTTTTTCTCGAAGCCAATCCAAGTCCCATGTTTTTACATTTTGAAAATCAAACAGGGTTTCCCATTACGCAAAAATTAGTGCAGTTGTTAATGCAGTAACTAAAGGTTTGGAGTCAAAAGTTTAGTCTTTGTTCCATAGCTAAGAGACTTCAAGATTAGACAAAATCCCGAAATGTAGGGTGCGTCAGTGTTGAAAAAACTAACCACGCCAAGAAATTATTCATACTGACGCACCCTACTAAACTAGTCAACTGTAAATCATATTTTCGCTGTGCTACAAATACGCCCAAAAACCTTAAAATAGTGAGAGTGTATTAAAAATCGTAAAGCGTAATAAATATTTATGCCTCCCCGTTGGCCTCGTAAACCCGATCGCAATGACCCTGAATTTCGCAAGTTAGACGATCGCATGAACTTTGCCGTTCATGTAGCCGTCGCTGCTACGATTAACTCAGGTTTATGGTTCTTCCATAACTTGACAGTCGCTAATTGGGAATGGTTGCCCCCATTGACAGCAGGTTGGGTTGTAGTATTGTTAGTGCATCTAATTTACATTGCGGCGATCGCGAATTACTCTCCTACTCCCCCCAAATCCACCTAAAGAGGGAACACTAACGCTAGGGTGATTGTAACCTGTGGTTGTGTATTTGCCTGATAAATTGCGCGATAATGTTAATTAGTCTGAGACTTTGCGCTCTTTTTTGATTTGGAGTGATTTATATGGCTAAGACTAATACCACAGAATTACTAGAAGCCCTAGCAGCCGAAATCGGCGACAATATTTATATAGATATTGCTAAATGGCATCTTTATTTATCTAACGCCAAGTTACACACTGTAGTAGCTGAACAGTTATATCCTCTAATTACCTCTAAAGCGGTGACTGAAGACCAAGTTATACAGGTATTAGAATCTATTTCAGTTAAAATTGGTGGTGGTCGAAGAGAACTACCTTTGATAGATTTACTACCTCTGCAATGTCAAGTTAACTTAGTAGATATTTTAGAGAGATATCAACGCGAGATGTAGTTATAGTATAGGCAGGCGATCGCACACCCAATTTAAGTAGCAAGCATTTCTCCAAGGATTAAACAAATAGTATTTGCAGAGGGTGATTTGCTTGCTTTAAAAGCTGGCTTTGAATTGAAAATATTTCCGAATAACTAAATCAACAGCCATAAATATATTAGCAATTAGAGGAGGTAATGATATGTTTTTACAACTTAAAAATACCACTGATTTAATCAAAGTCCTTGATATCCAAGAGTTAATTGATCCCAACTTAGAAATAGTTCATGGTCAAGACCAAGAAGGTCAAGAGGAACAAGAACCTGATACATTCAAAAAAGCCAATCTGGTTTTTCCCTCCGGTGAAAGTTTACCACGCTGTTGGATAGATGCGAATTACAGAATGGCTGTGTAAGCTATACGATATGTAAGGGACTAGGGGAGTGAGATAATTTTCTCATCTCCCCTATTTATTACCTAAGACTCAGCACTTAATTTAGATTCGGTTTGGGGTGAAATTACTTTAGTAATCCAAACTGTGAAAATGTGGGATAGAACTCCTAAAGGGCCTGCAAATAGACAGAGTATTAGTGAGTGAATTGTCCAAATTCCAGTTTTTTGTCCTTCCCAATAGATAAATCTCCCTACAAATAAATCCATTACTAAAAAATGAATCCAACCTGTAGCCGCAGCTTTTTCGTCTGCGAAGAATTTTGCAATATCGGCAAGTTGTGGATTAGATAAAGCTTGGGCATTTTCTGGGGTAATACTGGTAATAAATAAATACAAATATGCCCCAGCTAACGGTAAAAATGGAATGTATGATTCCATGACTCGCCGTGTGACTTTCCAGTTAGGGAGAAGAATCATTAATGCCCAAAAAGGCAAGACGAAAACATTAGCAACGTTGAATAATTGCGTGATGTCCATAATATATTTGATTAAAATTTTTGCAGTCGTCAACACTCAACAGTTATAGCCGTCCTAGCTGATTCGTGAGAATTCGCGGTGTTCAGATCCCCGACTTCTCAAACAAGTCGGGGATCTTGTTGCTCACGAATGATTTAGGACTCCTGTAACAATTGTGATTCTATCTCTTTTGAGTTTAAATCACGCCCAATAAATACTAAACGGGTTTGTCTAGCTTCTGTGGCTTGCCAAGGACGATCATAAAACTTTTCAAAGCGGTTGCCTACGCCTTGCAATACTAAACGCATGGGTTTGTTCGGTACGGAGACAAAGCCTTTAATACGGTAAATTTCTTGTTGATTTACTAATGATTCTAATTGTTGTTGCAGTTTTTCTGGGTCAAAAGTCCGGTCTAAAATGACGTGTGTAGAGTTGATTTCGTCGTCGTGGTCATGGTCTTCTTCGGTGTCGTGGTGACTGGGACGACTATCTAAATTATCTTCAACGGCAGCTTGCCATCCTAATAATATAGATGGGTCGAGTTGACCGCGATCGCTCTCCACAATTTTCACGACTCGTGGTAATTCTTGCTTGACTAATGACTCAACTTGTGTTTTTGTGTCTGCATCCACTAAATCAGTTTTGCTTAAAACTACCAAATCTGCACAGGCTAACTGGTCTTCAAATAGTTCTTGTAATGGTGTTTCATGTTCTAGACTATCATCGGCTTGACGTTGGGCGGCGATCGCATCCAAATCACTGGCGAACGTCCCAGCAGCCACAGCCGCACAATCTACCACTGTCACCACTGCGTCTACTGTGGCGGCATTGCGGATTTCTTGCCAGCGAAAAGCTTTCACCAAAGGTTTAGGTAAAGCTAACCCAGAAGTTTCAATCACAATACAATCAATGCTGTCGCGGCGTTTGATTAACTCTTGCATTGTCGGATAAAACTCCTCTTGCACAGTGCAGCACAGACAGCCATTCGTTAATTCAAAAATATTATTCCCATCAGCTTCATCTTCAGGGCAAATTTGACAGGATTTCAACAACTCGCCATCAATACCCAGTTCGCCAAACTCATTGACTAATACAGCAATGCGGCGACCTTGGTTATTTTGCAGGAGGTGGCGAAT contains:
- a CDS encoding RimK family alpha-L-glutamate ligase; the protein is MNILILGKPQDVHAVAIHQAITAAGATADYLDTSLFPKYLKLSWQPGTTNGCLRLPSGKLLKITDIYSVYWRAFSGVNVPSLPDEHQQRIATNDAMGALRSLMQACPARWVNSWQAYELHKEKPLQLSMVKNVGVKIPKTLISNDQDEIIQFTNSLEKAIFKPVYGGAHTKPVTPEHLEPKRLELALRLAPVTIQEYIPGTNIRTYVIGDAIYSAEIRSSHLDFREDREAELIPVELPASVQQQCLAITKALMLDWTAIDWRLKPNGEYVFLEANPSPMFLHFENQTGFPITQKLVQLLMQ
- the cobW gene encoding cobalamin biosynthesis protein CobW, with protein sequence MATKIPVTVITGFLGSGKTSLIRHLLQNNQGRRIAVLVNEFGELGIDGELLKSCQICPEDEADGNNIFELTNGCLCCTVQEEFYPTMQELIKRRDSIDCIVIETSGLALPKPLVKAFRWQEIRNAATVDAVVTVVDCAAVAAGTFASDLDAIAAQRQADDSLEHETPLQELFEDQLACADLVVLSKTDLVDADTKTQVESLVKQELPRVVKIVESDRGQLDPSILLGWQAAVEDNLDSRPSHHDTEEDHDHDDEINSTHVILDRTFDPEKLQQQLESLVNQQEIYRIKGFVSVPNKPMRLVLQGVGNRFEKFYDRPWQATEARQTRLVFIGRDLNSKEIESQLLQES
- a CDS encoding ABC transporter substrate-binding protein codes for the protein MVKISAALALGLTTLATGFLMAACTTTNTTDGGNTNSTTSPTSSNTTGLKIGSLLPTTGDLASIGQQMAAAVPLLVDTVNACGGVNGQPVTLVAVDDQTDPKAGAAGMTKLATVDKVAGVVGSFASSVSTAAVSIAAQNNVMLISPGSTSPKFTELAQKGNFKGFWARTVPPDSYQGPALAELAIKKGYKRVSTVVINNDYGVGFEKAFVQAFEKLGGTVVNKSNPVRYDPKATTFETEATAAFAGKPDAVLGVFYVETGSLLLKSAYQQGLTNGVQIMLTDGMKSDEFPAQVGKAADGKFIVSGVIGTVPGSDGKALEAFTKLWQSKKGGSPGEFAPQAWDAAALLVLAAQAAKDNTGVGVSSKIREVSNAPGVEVTDVCEGLKLLKEGKDINYQGASGNVDVDANGDVVGVYDVWTVQDDGKLKVIDKVTPKQ
- the nagZ gene encoding beta-N-acetylhexosaminidase produces the protein MSASQQLASFGHHLIVGVSGTTLSDEDKRALSELKPVGVIFFAKNFRDGVPYDVWLQSFRELHQQIREYTERDLMFFTLDHEGGRVVRTPLPITRFPHAVLLRSHSQEVAKATGIELKSLGINLSWSPVADIYSNPQNPVIGFRAFNNTPATTAEAVCEYYQGLKASGIVGSAKHFPGHGDTSKDSHLELPVLNLSLEDLRQRELIPFKALIEAQIPIMMTAHILFPQIDPDWPATLSAAILKNILREELGFGGVVVSDDLDMKAVSDMFMQQGTVARAFNAGCDLFIVSRNIHSSSMERTYQIAADFAEALNQGSLAESVVVAARNRIEKLLATTPQYDVEMLDQKIFLQHAELAIACTF
- a CDS encoding DUF3181 family protein translates to MAKTNTTELLEALAAEIGDNIYIDIAKWHLYLSNAKLHTVVAEQLYPLITSKAVTEDQVIQVLESISVKIGGGRRELPLIDLLPLQCQVNLVDILERYQREM
- the pds gene encoding 15-cis-phytoene desaturase, translated to MRVAIAGAGLAGLSCAKYLTDAGHTPIVLESRDVLGGLVAAWKDSDGDWYETGLHAFFGAYPNMLQLLKELGIEDRLQWKEHTLIFNQPDKPGTYSRFDVPDIPSPFNVIASILRNNDMLTWGQKLRFAVGLTPAVVRGQKYVEEMDKYSFKEWLERQGIDERVSTDVFIAASKALTFINPEEVSATILLTALNRFLQERYGSKIAFLDGSPTERLCAPIVDHITAGGGEVRLNAPLKEIVLNEDGSVKHFVIRGINGAADYIETADCYVVATSVDVAKVILPKPWQQMEYFQKLEGLEGVPVINLHLWFDRKLTDIDQLLFSRSPLLSVYADMSNTCREYANPDRSMLELVLAPAKDWISKSDEEIVAATIAELEKLFPNHFGGENPAKLLKSHVVKTPRSVYKATPGRQQYRPSQKTPIANFFLAGSYTMQRYLGSMEGAVLSGKLTAQAICESLPVANASNLQTLTRPPATNAATA
- a CDS encoding KTSC domain-containing protein, yielding MKLSKVDLSSLVAIAHTDGHLQLLLDRGDELEVIEIPAPIQAFEGLQELNEIVAQTATLPFEVEPIAMLPVSSSMASAVGYCSDEQILQVEFQNGAIYQYSGVEPETWQELQSSDSLGRFYNQEIKGKYDCDRIDDLYDLDKC
- a CDS encoding ABA4-like family protein, which produces MDITQLFNVANVFVLPFWALMILLPNWKVTRRVMESYIPFLPLAGAYLYLFITSITPENAQALSNPQLADIAKFFADEKAAATGWIHFLVMDLFVGRFIYWEGQKTGIWTIHSLILCLFAGPLGVLSHIFTVWITKVISPQTESKLSAES
- a CDS encoding acetyltransferase; the encoded protein is MFLQLKNTTDLIKVLDIQELIDPNLEIVHGQDQEGQEEQEPDTFKKANLVFPSGESLPRCWIDANYRMAV
- the crtB gene encoding 15-cis-phytoene synthase CrtB, with amino-acid sequence MLQLPDSPPRMKTLVSVDESYKICRHLTAKYAKTFYLGTLLMSPAKRQAIWAIYAWCRRTDELVDGPGAAITTPETLDLWEQHLESIFAGIPVENYDVALVDTLQRFDIDIQPFRDMIAGQRMDLYRSRYETFEDLYLYCYRVAGTVGLMSTAVMEVDNTANTAPWSQRKPLYIPTEEAIALGIANQLTNILRDVGEDARRGRIYLPLEDLARFNYTEQDFFNCVVDDRWRALMRFQIERARQFYTKAEQGIAHLAPDARWPVWAASMLYGQILDVIERNDYNVFNQRAYVPQLQKLCTLPIAWMRSQVL